A single region of the Anaerostipes rhamnosivorans genome encodes:
- a CDS encoding O-acetylhomoserine aminocarboxypropyltransferase/cysteine synthase family protein, translating to MSDYKIETKCIQSGWEPKKGEPRVVPVYQSTTFKYDTSDQMGRLFDLEDAGYFYTRLQNPTNDAVAAKICDLEGGVAAMLTSSGQAANFYAIMNIAEAGDHIICTTALYGGTFNLFAHTLRKMGVEATFVDPEVSEEVLNAAFRENTKAVFGETISNPSLVVLDFEKFSKAAHAHGVPLIVDNTFATPINCRPFEWGVDIVTHSTTKYMDGHAVCVGGAIVDSGNFDWDAHKDKFSCLTQPDETYHGVVYTERFGKGAYITKATVQLMRDLGSIQSPQNAFYLNIGLETLHLRVARHCENAKAVASWLRDNDKVAWVHCPMLEGDQYYERAQKYMPNGACGVLTFGLKGGREASIKMMDSLKLIAIVTHVADSRSCVLHPASHTHRQMNDQELLEAGVQPDLIRFSVGIENAEDIIADLDQALQQIG from the coding sequence ATGAGCGATTATAAAATTGAGACAAAATGCATCCAGTCCGGATGGGAGCCAAAAAAAGGGGAGCCGAGAGTTGTACCGGTTTATCAGAGCACCACATTTAAGTATGATACAAGCGACCAGATGGGGCGTCTTTTTGACTTAGAAGATGCAGGGTATTTTTATACAAGACTTCAGAATCCGACCAACGACGCAGTGGCGGCCAAAATCTGCGACCTGGAAGGAGGAGTGGCGGCGATGCTTACTTCATCCGGTCAGGCAGCTAACTTCTATGCCATCATGAACATTGCGGAGGCAGGAGACCATATTATCTGTACAACAGCTCTCTATGGGGGAACTTTTAATCTGTTTGCGCATACACTGAGAAAAATGGGTGTGGAAGCGACATTTGTGGATCCAGAGGTCAGCGAAGAAGTATTAAATGCAGCCTTCAGAGAAAATACAAAAGCAGTGTTCGGAGAAACGATTTCTAATCCTTCACTGGTAGTCTTGGATTTTGAAAAGTTTTCAAAAGCGGCCCATGCACACGGAGTGCCGCTGATTGTGGACAATACGTTTGCGACACCGATTAACTGCCGCCCGTTTGAATGGGGGGTAGACATTGTGACACATTCCACAACGAAGTATATGGACGGGCATGCAGTATGCGTAGGCGGAGCCATCGTTGACAGCGGAAATTTTGACTGGGATGCCCATAAAGATAAGTTTTCATGCTTGACCCAGCCGGACGAAACCTATCACGGTGTTGTCTACACAGAACGATTCGGAAAAGGGGCTTACATTACAAAAGCCACTGTACAGCTGATGCGTGATCTGGGATCAATTCAGTCACCCCAGAACGCATTTTACTTAAATATTGGCCTGGAGACATTACATCTCAGAGTAGCAAGGCATTGTGAAAATGCCAAAGCTGTGGCTTCATGGCTCAGGGACAATGACAAGGTTGCCTGGGTACACTGCCCAATGCTGGAAGGGGACCAGTATTATGAGAGAGCTCAAAAATACATGCCGAACGGCGCATGTGGTGTTCTTACCTTTGGGCTGAAGGGCGGCCGTGAGGCTTCTATCAAGATGATGGACAGCTTAAAGCTGATCGCCATTGTAACACATGTGGCGGATTCCAGAAGCTGTGTTCTTCATCCGGCAAGCCATACCCACCGTCAGATGAACGACCAGGAATTACTGGAAGCCGGAGTGCAGCCGGATCTGATCCGTTTCAGCGTGGGAATTGAAAACGCTGAGGATATCATTGCAGACCTTGACCAGGCACTGCAGCAGATTGGATAA
- a CDS encoding ABC transporter ATP-binding protein, translated as MLNIIDVHKTFNRGTVNEKKALDGINLHLNPGDFVTVIGGNGAGKSTMLNMIAGVYPIDQGTILLDGKDISDLPEHKRAYMLGRVFQDPMMGTAAGMEIQENMAMAHRRGKNRSLRWGITKSEKKLYKEKLAMLDLGLEDRLTSKVGLLSGGQRQALTLLMATLNKPSLLLLDEHTAALDPKTAKKVLELTEKIIARDSLTAMMVTHNMKDAIRIGNRLIMMNSGRIIYDVSGEEKKNLKVPDLLQKFEETSGEDFANDRMLLS; from the coding sequence ATGCTAAACATCATCGATGTGCATAAGACATTTAATAGAGGGACAGTCAATGAGAAGAAGGCTCTGGATGGGATCAATCTTCATCTGAATCCGGGAGATTTTGTCACTGTGATCGGAGGCAACGGGGCTGGAAAGTCAACAATGCTGAATATGATCGCCGGTGTGTATCCCATTGACCAGGGAACGATCCTTTTGGACGGCAAGGATATCTCCGATCTGCCGGAACACAAACGGGCTTATATGCTGGGGCGCGTGTTCCAGGATCCTATGATGGGAACCGCAGCCGGTATGGAGATTCAGGAAAATATGGCTATGGCCCACCGCCGGGGAAAAAACAGGAGCCTGCGCTGGGGTATTACGAAAAGTGAAAAGAAGCTGTATAAAGAAAAGTTAGCAATGCTGGACTTAGGACTGGAGGACCGTCTCACATCTAAAGTCGGCCTTCTGTCAGGGGGACAGCGGCAGGCCCTGACACTGCTCATGGCAACACTGAACAAGCCGAGCCTTTTGCTTTTAGACGAGCACACGGCGGCCCTGGATCCGAAGACTGCAAAAAAGGTGCTTGAACTTACGGAAAAGATCATCGCAAGAGATTCTCTGACAGCCATGATGGTAACCCACAACATGAAAGATGCCATCCGTATCGGAAATCGGCTGATCATGATGAACAGCGGAAGGATCATCTACGATGTCTCCGGGGAAGAAAAGAAGAATCTGAAGGTTCCGGATCTGCTGCAGAAGTTTGAGGAAACCAGCGGGGAAGACTTTGCAAATGACAGAATGTTGTTATCATAG
- a CDS encoding ABC transporter permease: MDLAVNMQSAIAQGTLWGIMALGVYITFRILDIPDLSCEGTFALGGCISAVMIVKGVNPFVSLIIALAAGMAAGAVTGFLHTKLKIPAILAGILTMIALYSVNIRIMGQPNTSLLGEDTAFTQAIDALKLDQTMATLLVGAVISIFVVLCIYWFCGTEIGCALRATGNNEYMVRALGANTNTSKVIGLVISNGMISVSGALVGQSQGYGDIKMGTGAIVIGLASIVIGEVIFGKRFNFMYILASVVFGSIIYRMIISLVLYMGLSTDDMKLFTALVVALALGIPAIKARYSQKRIPGKGGNTTC; this comes from the coding sequence ATGGATTTAGCAGTTAACATGCAAAGTGCGATTGCCCAGGGGACACTTTGGGGGATCATGGCGCTTGGTGTCTATATTACATTCAGGATACTGGATATTCCGGATTTGTCTTGTGAGGGTACCTTTGCCCTCGGAGGCTGCATCAGCGCAGTTATGATCGTAAAAGGGGTGAACCCCTTTGTTTCACTTATCATCGCACTGGCAGCAGGTATGGCGGCAGGGGCAGTCACCGGGTTTTTACATACAAAGTTAAAGATTCCCGCGATACTGGCAGGTATTTTAACGATGATCGCCCTGTACTCGGTCAACATACGGATCATGGGGCAGCCGAATACCTCCCTGCTGGGAGAGGACACGGCATTTACCCAGGCGATCGACGCACTGAAGCTGGACCAGACAATGGCGACTCTGCTCGTGGGGGCTGTCATCAGTATTTTTGTAGTGTTATGTATCTACTGGTTCTGCGGTACCGAGATCGGATGTGCCCTGAGAGCAACGGGAAATAACGAATACATGGTACGGGCTTTGGGAGCCAATACCAATACATCCAAGGTGATCGGCCTTGTCATTTCCAACGGAATGATCTCTGTATCTGGTGCACTGGTGGGACAAAGCCAGGGATACGGCGACATCAAGATGGGAACCGGAGCGATTGTCATCGGTCTGGCATCCATCGTCATAGGGGAAGTGATCTTCGGCAAGCGTTTTAATTTCATGTATATTTTAGCCTCCGTTGTATTCGGATCTATCATTTACCGTATGATTATTTCGCTTGTACTTTATATGGGCCTGAGCACGGACGATATGAAGCTGTTTACGGCATTAGTCGTAGCACTGGCTCTGGGAATCCCTGCGATCAAGGCAAGGTATTCCCAAAAAAGAATTCCTGGAAAAGGAGGGAATACCACATGCTAA
- a CDS encoding ABC transporter substrate-binding protein, with translation MRMKKVMAVGLAAVMSAAVLSGCGGGDKKGSAEKEQKKVGVVQLTEHAALDAAYKGFKEGLEEAGYKDGDKIKIEYKNAQNEQSNCQTIASQFVSDKCDLVLAIATPAAQAMANETKDIPILVTAVTDPAASKLVKSNKEPGNNVSGTSDLTPVKKQMELLKQMLPKTKKVAMLYCSAEANSKIQIAMAKKEAKKLGFETVDATVSESSEIRQVVESLKGKVDAIYAPTDNLIAAGMNTVSMVANEAKIPVIVGEEGMCTGGGLATYGINYYELGKQTAAQAVKILEGKAEPKTMPIEYQTNADLIINKDTVKKLGIKVPKDLEKKAKMVTTITEKKK, from the coding sequence ATGAGAATGAAAAAAGTAATGGCAGTAGGCCTTGCAGCCGTGATGAGTGCAGCAGTACTCTCTGGATGCGGAGGAGGAGACAAGAAGGGCAGTGCAGAGAAAGAACAGAAGAAAGTCGGAGTCGTACAGCTGACAGAGCATGCGGCGTTAGATGCTGCATACAAGGGCTTTAAGGAAGGCCTTGAGGAGGCAGGATACAAAGACGGGGATAAGATCAAGATTGAATATAAAAATGCCCAGAATGAACAGTCCAACTGTCAGACCATCGCGTCCCAGTTTGTCAGTGACAAGTGTGATCTGGTGCTGGCTATCGCAACACCGGCAGCGCAGGCTATGGCCAATGAGACAAAGGATATTCCGATCCTGGTAACGGCGGTGACCGATCCAGCGGCATCCAAGCTTGTAAAGAGCAACAAAGAGCCTGGAAATAATGTTTCCGGAACTTCTGACCTGACACCTGTGAAAAAGCAGATGGAGCTGTTAAAACAGATGCTTCCGAAGACTAAGAAGGTGGCGATGTTATATTGTTCAGCAGAGGCTAACTCTAAGATTCAGATCGCTATGGCAAAGAAAGAAGCAAAGAAATTAGGATTTGAGACAGTGGATGCGACCGTATCTGAATCCAGTGAGATCCGTCAGGTGGTAGAATCCCTCAAAGGAAAAGTTGATGCGATCTATGCACCGACCGACAATCTGATCGCAGCCGGAATGAATACCGTTTCCATGGTAGCAAATGAAGCCAAGATCCCTGTTATTGTAGGGGAAGAAGGCATGTGTACCGGCGGAGGACTTGCTACATACGGAATCAATTACTATGAACTCGGAAAACAGACAGCAGCACAGGCAGTGAAGATTCTGGAAGGCAAAGCAGAGCCTAAGACGATGCCAATTGAATATCAGACAAATGCGGACCTGATCATCAACAAAGATACTGTGAAGAAGCTGGGAATTAAAGTTCCGAAAGATTTAGAGAAAAAAGCCAAGATGGTGACAACGATCACGGAAAAGAAAAAATAA
- a CDS encoding ABC transporter substrate-binding protein, producing MRRKAQVFGILAVFAAVVAFTGCAKKKSDDVKRIGILQLVEHDALNDARKGFIDGLKEDGYVDGKNIEIQYKNAQNDQSNCQTIASQFVGSRCDLVLAIATPAAQAMATETKDIPILATAVTDHQASKLVKDNKKPGTNVSGTSDMAPVKDQIGLIKKLVPKAEKVAFLYCSAEANSVLQVKQARTAAEAAGFQTMDATVSESSEIRQVVESLKGKADVIYVPTDNIISASMNTVSMVANEDKIPVIVGEEALCTGGGLATYGINYYRLGKQTAKQAEEILEGRKEVSEMPVGYQNQYDLIINEDQVKKLGIQIPKELKEKAKFVKTQNKSK from the coding sequence ATGAGACGAAAAGCACAAGTGTTTGGCATCCTGGCAGTATTTGCCGCTGTGGTGGCTTTTACAGGATGTGCAAAGAAAAAGTCAGATGATGTAAAGCGGATCGGGATTCTGCAGCTGGTAGAGCACGATGCGTTGAATGATGCCAGAAAAGGGTTCATTGACGGTCTCAAAGAAGACGGATACGTGGACGGCAAAAATATAGAGATCCAGTATAAAAATGCCCAGAATGACCAGTCTAACTGCCAGACCATCGCCTCCCAGTTTGTTGGGAGCCGGTGTGATCTGGTGCTGGCCATCGCAACACCGGCAGCGCAGGCCATGGCCACGGAGACAAAGGATATTCCGATCCTGGCTACGGCTGTGACGGATCATCAGGCCTCCAAACTGGTGAAGGATAACAAGAAGCCGGGGACAAATGTGTCCGGCACTTCAGACATGGCTCCGGTGAAGGACCAGATCGGATTGATCAAGAAATTGGTGCCTAAGGCAGAGAAAGTGGCGTTCCTCTATTGTTCTGCAGAGGCCAATTCGGTTTTACAGGTAAAACAGGCCAGGACAGCCGCAGAGGCAGCGGGCTTTCAGACTATGGATGCTACGGTGTCAGAATCCAGCGAGATCCGGCAGGTTGTTGAATCATTAAAAGGCAAAGCGGATGTTATCTACGTCCCGACGGATAATATCATATCCGCCAGCATGAATACGGTTTCTATGGTCGCCAATGAAGATAAGATCCCTGTGATCGTTGGTGAAGAAGCCCTCTGTACGGGAGGCGGGCTTGCCACATACGGTATCAATTATTACCGGCTTGGCAAGCAGACTGCAAAGCAGGCGGAGGAGATACTGGAAGGCAGGAAAGAGGTCTCTGAGATGCCGGTAGGCTATCAGAACCAATATGATCTGATCATCAACGAGGACCAGGTAAAGAAACTTGGAATCCAGATTCCTAAAGAGTTAAAAGAGAAAGCAAAGTTTGTGAAAACACAAAATAAAAGCAAATAA